From a region of the Cenarchaeum symbiont of Oopsacas minuta genome:
- a CDS encoding Cobyrinic acid a,c-diamide synthase: protein MTKNIVLFNNKGGVGKTTFNFHLGYALESLKKKILFVDLDPQCNLSAHICSDQDIQKSWNSNCSIYDAVKPLISGTGDIKTIHLYKVPDKNIKLVVGDIRLSEFEEELSKSWTETLSGQERGFRITSAIFRLLKQLSNANQIDYVFVDIGPNLGSLNRAVLLSCDYFFVPLIPDMFSLRGLDNIGVTFKKWIEDWREAKKRYLNKTSLSFELQNGLPVFAGYVTQQFNTYNREETQAWKHWSNEIAPTINNKLINPLKAIDPNLVIDLNNGSHKLGDFKNYHSLIATSQKHRKPIFDLKNNKEIFGMHTSIAKKCGEDFSELAHKIVKCIR, encoded by the coding sequence ATGACTAAAAATATCGTTTTGTTTAATAATAAAGGTGGCGTAGGTAAAACAACATTTAATTTTCACCTAGGTTATGCGTTAGAGTCACTAAAAAAGAAGATATTATTTGTCGATCTAGATCCCCAATGTAATCTGAGCGCACATATCTGCAGTGATCAAGACATTCAAAAATCATGGAACTCTAATTGTAGTATATATGATGCTGTTAAACCATTAATATCTGGAACAGGAGATATCAAAACAATACATCTATACAAGGTTCCAGATAAAAATATTAAACTTGTTGTTGGAGATATACGATTAAGTGAGTTTGAGGAAGAACTGTCTAAATCTTGGACAGAGACATTATCTGGTCAAGAAAGAGGTTTTAGAATAACATCTGCCATATTTAGACTTTTGAAACAATTATCCAATGCAAATCAGATTGATTATGTGTTTGTCGATATAGGTCCTAATCTTGGGAGTTTGAATAGAGCAGTTTTATTATCATGTGATTACTTTTTTGTTCCACTCATACCAGATATGTTTTCTTTGAGAGGTTTAGACAATATTGGAGTTACTTTTAAAAAATGGATTGAGGATTGGCGAGAAGCTAAAAAAAGATATTTAAATAAAACTTCACTATCTTTTGAATTACAAAACGGTTTACCAGTTTTTGCAGGATATGTAACACAGCAATTTAACACATATAATAGAGAAGAGACTCAAGCATGGAAACATTGGTCAAATGAAATTGCGCCTACTATAAACAATAAACTTATTAATCCATTGAAAGCAATTGACCCAAATTTAGTAATTGATTTGAATAATGGATCTCATAAATTAGGCGATTTTAAAAATTATCATAGTCTAATCGCAACATCCCAGAAACACAGAAAACCAATTTTTGATTTAAAAAATAATAAAGAGATTTTCGGTATGCACACATCCATTGCTAAAAAATGTGGAGAAGATTTTAGCGAATTAGCTCATAAGATAGTCAAATGTATCAGATAA